A genomic segment from Tachysurus fulvidraco isolate hzauxx_2018 chromosome 21, HZAU_PFXX_2.0, whole genome shotgun sequence encodes:
- the LOC113646876 gene encoding SLC35A4 upstream open reading frame protein — MADDKDPFRQLKDLTLLKGQLDDIRRRVESEVQDGVPQGGSVLGSPFLKGFLAGYVVAKLRSSAIMGVLVGTCTGIYAAQNYDMPNVAQTIKGYFSSFRKSK, encoded by the exons ATGGCGGACGACaag gacCCTTTCAGGCAGCTGAAGGATCTGACGCTGCTTAAAGGCCAGCTGGATGACATTCGGCGGCGAGTGGAGAGCGAGGTGCAGGACGGCGTTCCTCAG GGTGGGAGTGTTCTGGGCTCTCCTTTCCTCAAAGGCTTCCTGGCTGGATACGTCGTAGCGAAGCTGCGTTCGTCAGCCATCATGGGCGTGCTCGTGGGGACATGCACTGGCATCTATGCTGCACAGAACTATGACATGCCCAACGTCGCGCAGACCATCAAGGGCTATTTCAGCTCGTTTCGGAAAAGCAAATAG
- the cd74b gene encoding CD74 molecule, major histocompatibility complex, class II invariant chain b gives MSQEQLVSAQNEQPAITGRSSRGGSNKKALVVAGVTVLATLLIAGQAFTAYSVYKHSEKLGMLERRSDRLQEMTVRARVNQTPMKMAVPMSAVRLMAADFSDKKVETTSPPKASLTKCQKEAEGLTQGFLPSFMPKCDELGAYAPEQCWQEMCWCVDKNGVPVDNSMVHGRAQCTATF, from the exons ATGTCTCAAGAACAGCTCGTTTCTGCTCAAAATGAGCAGCCTGCCATCACTGGGAGATCTTCCAGAGG GGGTTCCAATAAGAAGGCACTGGTGGTGGCTGGAGTGACCGTGTTGGCCACCTTGCTCATTGCAGGTCAGGCCTTCACTGCCTATTCTGTGTACAAGCACAGCGAGAAGCTCGGCATGCTGGAGAGACGCTCGGATCGTCTGCAGGAAATGACTGTCAGGGCCAGGG TTAATCAAACCCCAATGAAGATGGCCGTACCCATGAGCGCCGTGCGGTTGATGGCTGCTGACTTCTCCGACAAGAAG GTGGAGACCACAAGTCCTCCTAAAG catCTCTGACTAAGTGCCAGAAAGAAGCTGAAGGTTTGACTCAGGGCTTTCTGCCATCGTTCATGCCCAAGTGCGATGAGCTCGGTGCCTACGCACCTGAGCAGTGCTGGCAGGAGATGTGCTGGTGTGTGGACAAGAACGGAGTCCCGGTGGATAACTCTATGGTGCATGGCCGTGCTCAGTGCACTGCTACGTTTTAG